One region of Faecalibacter bovis genomic DNA includes:
- a CDS encoding DUF3857 domain-containing protein, with protein MSSFFSFGQKSLSDFPALTTQQLELKSVSFEQDAQAVILDESGYMNVYLGGYQLTVKRRIKILNENAYHLGNIELEYYAKNNTEKITKISAQTINEVNGSYINSEVQSKDIFDVKNGDDYNVIRFAFPNVKVGSILEYQYTLRSQNIFSADPWFFQHDIPTLYSKYETKVELYGSHTKLILGKRLQSKYKNIDRTAYLFELTNIPSVKELKYVYNPDMVSESIRLQFTKYDTYPEFRKDFEKYNLLNESEFAVKNYAKKIPDGENEFETLNNVIYQFKKDFRWNNYRGIISEKSQRVTLNTNEGNLADLNILLSDILKQKGFKTNLILLTSRIHGKVLTSIPYIDHFDYLVNYVELKNGESFVINAVDIPEHDIRFANLNMYNDKAYLLDESKNGKFVIINQILSENFVDFKYNFRNGSISESRKDVFNGYFFDKNEKDSKKLISRYLNSPINIQGDNQSSEIRFINNRFVVGHNSKVPFSDLDSFYVLENPLLQFISTYDFDEMDRQIPVEFNFPYFFKINVQVEVPDGFEILKSDYFDQTINPNNDLVYSQRQKVNGNMLVISYELYLGKAVFEAKDYPVLKQFYDKVQKEAAKQITLKKK; from the coding sequence TTGAGTTCGTTTTTTTCATTTGGTCAAAAATCTTTGTCAGATTTTCCTGCTTTAACGACTCAACAATTAGAGTTAAAATCCGTTTCATTTGAACAAGACGCTCAAGCAGTAATATTGGATGAGTCTGGTTATATGAATGTTTATTTAGGTGGATATCAATTAACTGTTAAAAGGAGAATTAAAATTCTAAACGAAAACGCGTATCATTTGGGTAATATAGAATTAGAATATTACGCCAAAAATAATACTGAAAAAATTACAAAAATTAGTGCTCAAACTATTAACGAAGTTAATGGTTCATATATCAATTCAGAAGTTCAATCGAAAGATATATTTGATGTGAAAAATGGAGATGATTATAATGTAATAAGATTCGCTTTTCCTAACGTAAAAGTTGGTTCTATTCTCGAATATCAATATACATTAAGAAGTCAAAATATCTTTTCAGCAGATCCTTGGTTTTTTCAACATGATATTCCAACATTATACAGTAAATATGAAACCAAGGTTGAATTATACGGTTCTCATACAAAGTTAATTTTGGGTAAAAGATTACAATCAAAATATAAAAATATTGACAGAACAGCATATTTATTCGAGCTTACAAATATTCCAAGTGTAAAAGAATTAAAATATGTTTATAATCCTGATATGGTTTCAGAAAGTATTCGTTTGCAATTCACAAAATATGATACATATCCAGAATTTAGAAAGGATTTTGAAAAGTATAATTTATTAAATGAAAGCGAATTTGCAGTAAAAAATTATGCGAAGAAAATTCCAGATGGTGAAAATGAATTTGAAACGCTAAATAATGTCATTTATCAGTTTAAAAAAGATTTTAGATGGAATAATTACAGAGGGATTATTTCCGAAAAATCACAACGTGTAACATTAAATACCAATGAAGGAAACCTAGCCGATTTAAATATTTTACTGAGTGATATATTAAAACAAAAAGGGTTTAAAACAAATTTAATTCTGCTTACTTCAAGAATTCATGGGAAGGTGTTAACATCAATTCCTTACATCGACCATTTCGATTATTTAGTAAACTATGTTGAATTAAAAAATGGAGAAAGTTTTGTAATCAATGCAGTTGATATTCCTGAGCATGACATTCGCTTTGCTAATCTTAACATGTACAACGACAAAGCGTATTTGTTGGACGAATCTAAAAATGGAAAATTTGTAATTATTAATCAGATTTTATCAGAGAATTTTGTCGATTTTAAATATAATTTTAGAAATGGATCTATTAGTGAAAGTAGAAAAGATGTTTTTAATGGTTATTTTTTCGATAAAAACGAAAAGGATAGTAAAAAATTAATTAGCAGATATTTAAATTCTCCAATTAATATTCAAGGTGATAATCAAAGTTCCGAAATACGTTTTATAAATAATCGATTTGTAGTAGGACATAATTCTAAAGTACCTTTTTCTGACTTAGATTCTTTTTATGTTTTAGAAAATCCTTTATTACAGTTTATTTCAACATACGATTTTGATGAGATGGATAGGCAAATTCCAGTTGAATTTAATTTTCCTTATTTTTTTAAAATAAATGTTCAAGTTGAAGTTCCTGATGGTTTTGAAATTTTAAAATCTGATTATTTCGACCAAACAATTAATCCGAATAATGATTTAGTTTATTCGCAACGACAAAAAGTTAATGGAAATATGTTAGTTATTTCTTATGAATTGTATTTAGGAAAAGCTGTTTTCGAAGCGAAAGATTATCCCGTTTTAAAACAATTTTATGATAAGGTTCAAAAAGAAGCTGCAAAACAAATCACATTGAAAAAGAAATAG